The following proteins come from a genomic window of Oceanimonas doudoroffii:
- a CDS encoding Lrp/AsnC family transcriptional regulator — translation MSENLDHFDRKILSIVQRSCLTRSEVIAEEVGLSASAVQRRLKRLRQRGVISADVAVVDNRKVDNLMTFIVGLEIERENYQVMDRFMRWAQTQDAMQQIFYVTGSVDLMLVILARDVTEYDDIAAATMAQFPEIKRMNTNVVLNVLKSGLSLPL, via the coding sequence ATGAGTGAAAACCTGGATCATTTTGATCGAAAAATATTGTCTATCGTACAGCGCAGCTGCCTGACCCGCAGTGAAGTGATTGCCGAAGAGGTGGGATTGTCGGCATCTGCGGTACAGCGGCGGTTGAAGCGATTGCGTCAGCGAGGCGTGATCAGTGCCGATGTGGCGGTGGTCGACAACCGTAAGGTGGATAACCTGATGACCTTTATCGTCGGCCTGGAAATTGAGCGCGAGAACTACCAGGTAATGGATCGCTTTATGCGTTGGGCCCAGACTCAGGACGCCATGCAGCAGATTTTTTATGTGACCGGCTCGGTGGATCTGATGCTGGTCATTCTGGCCCGGGACGTCACCGAATACGATGACATTGCCGCCGCGACCATGGCGCAGTTTCCGGAAATCAAGCGCATGAATACCAATGTGGTGCTCAATGTCCTGAAGTCCGGACTTTCCTTGCCACTCTAG
- the mmuM gene encoding homocysteine S-methyltransferase — protein sequence MSNPIEALLAQHSLAILDGALATELEARGCDLKDPLWSAKILIEQPELIYDVHYDYFAAGADVAISASYQATFEAFARRGLDTEQAAELMHQAVRLATRARDNFWNALNAEQQNRRPRPLVAASVGPYGAMLADGSEYRGHYALTEEELMAFHRPRLEVLLAAGADLLACETLPCLSEARALARLMDAIPDACGWISFSCQSREHNCQGERLSDCVAALEPYHSVVAIGLNCTAPEHVPGLLRSVQGVSRKPLLVYPNSGEQYDADHKCWHGPVNSEQYAGAAEHWHREGARLIGGCCRTSPADIAAVSARLRPQQ from the coding sequence ATGTCAAATCCAATTGAAGCCCTGCTTGCACAGCATTCCCTTGCCATTCTCGATGGCGCCCTGGCCACCGAACTCGAGGCCAGGGGCTGCGATCTCAAGGATCCACTGTGGTCTGCCAAGATCCTGATAGAGCAGCCCGAACTTATCTACGACGTTCATTACGATTACTTTGCGGCCGGTGCCGACGTTGCCATCAGCGCCAGCTATCAGGCTACCTTTGAGGCCTTCGCCCGTCGTGGCCTCGACACCGAGCAGGCCGCCGAGCTGATGCACCAGGCCGTGAGGCTGGCCACCAGGGCACGGGACAATTTCTGGAACGCCCTCAATGCCGAACAGCAGAATCGCCGCCCCCGGCCGCTGGTTGCCGCGTCGGTGGGCCCCTATGGTGCCATGCTGGCAGACGGCTCTGAATACCGGGGGCATTACGCCCTGACGGAAGAGGAGCTGATGGCCTTTCACCGCCCTCGGCTTGAGGTATTGCTGGCCGCCGGCGCCGATCTGCTAGCCTGCGAGACGCTGCCCTGCCTGAGTGAGGCCCGAGCCCTGGCGCGCCTGATGGACGCCATTCCCGACGCGTGTGGCTGGATCAGCTTCAGCTGTCAAAGCCGGGAACACAACTGCCAGGGAGAGCGACTGAGTGACTGTGTGGCCGCGTTGGAGCCATATCACTCCGTGGTCGCCATCGGCCTGAACTGCACCGCCCCCGAGCATGTACCGGGCCTGTTGCGTTCGGTGCAGGGCGTGAGCCGCAAGCCGCTGCTGGTTTATCCCAATTCGGGGGAACAGTATGATGCGGACCATAAATGCTGGCACGGCCCTGTTAACAGCGAGCAATACGCCGGGGCCGCCGAACACTGGCACCGCGAGGGTGCCCGCCTTATCGGCGGCTGCTGTCGCACCTCTCCGGCGGATATTGCCGCCGTCAGCGCCCGGCTGCGCCCGCAGCAATAA
- a CDS encoding amino acid ABC transporter ATP-binding protein, translating into MHTEHTDTVVRAQRVDKVFDNGCQALRQVSLEVRRGEVVVIVGPSGSGKSTFLRTLNRLETLSAGHIEIEGVDMYHGATNINRLRQRVGMVFQGFNLFPHKTVLQNVMLAPLKVARRPRAEVEQQARALLDKVGLAERVEHYPGQLSGGQQQRVAIARALCMQPRIMLFDEPTSALDPEMVGEVLEVMKALAREGMTMVVVTHEMGFAREVADRVLFMADGQVLAEDTPACFFGAPSHPRLQQFLSQIL; encoded by the coding sequence ATGCACACAGAACACACAGACACTGTGGTACGGGCACAGCGGGTCGACAAGGTATTCGACAACGGTTGCCAGGCCCTGCGACAGGTCTCGCTGGAAGTCAGACGGGGCGAAGTGGTGGTAATCGTCGGCCCTTCGGGCTCGGGCAAGTCCACCTTTCTGCGCACCCTCAACAGGCTGGAAACCCTGAGTGCCGGCCACATCGAGATCGAAGGCGTCGACATGTATCACGGCGCCACCAACATCAACCGGCTGCGGCAACGGGTGGGCATGGTGTTTCAGGGCTTTAACCTCTTTCCCCACAAGACGGTGCTGCAAAACGTGATGCTGGCGCCGCTCAAGGTTGCCAGGCGGCCGCGGGCCGAAGTTGAACAGCAGGCCAGGGCACTGCTGGACAAGGTCGGCCTGGCCGAACGCGTTGAACACTATCCCGGACAGTTGTCCGGCGGCCAGCAGCAGCGGGTGGCCATTGCCCGAGCGCTGTGCATGCAGCCTCGCATCATGCTGTTTGACGAGCCGACATCGGCACTGGATCCGGAAATGGTGGGGGAAGTGCTGGAGGTCATGAAGGCACTGGCCCGGGAAGGCATGACCATGGTGGTGGTCACCCACGAGATGGGCTTTGCCCGGGAAGTGGCGGACAGGGTGCTGTTCATGGCCGATGGCCAGGTGCTGGCGGAAGACACGCCGGCGTGCTTTTTCGGTGCGCCTTCCCACCCTCGATTGCAGCAGTTTTTATCGCAAATTCTCTAA
- a CDS encoding amino acid ABC transporter permease has protein sequence MQVATHRWLWNGVFTAIVLMLAGGIYWSSKSIDYNWHWERVLPYIVDTSPQSIRAPFDGRAELGDDGHTLTLISDYGDAPLILNQYTSLQVADGDLLFEGDEIARLDSLRIGPITEGMLMTLKLSVVSLVCSVLLGLAIGLGRISANPALRKLCILYIEIIRGTPLLVQIFIIYFFVGTVLSLDRFTAGVTALTLFSAAYVAEIIRAGIQSVPPGQMEAARSLGMSYVRAMVEVILPQALKRSLPALAGQFINLIKDSSLVSVISLTDLSKAGREVVSSTFAPFEVWFTIALLYLVMTASLSWLVQRLEQRMAAAH, from the coding sequence ATGCAGGTTGCCACACACCGCTGGCTGTGGAACGGCGTTTTTACGGCCATCGTGCTGATGCTGGCCGGCGGTATCTACTGGTCCAGCAAGAGCATCGACTACAACTGGCACTGGGAACGGGTGCTTCCCTATATCGTCGATACCTCGCCCCAGTCCATTCGCGCCCCCTTTGATGGCCGCGCCGAACTGGGTGACGACGGCCATACGCTGACCCTGATCTCCGATTATGGCGACGCCCCCCTGATCCTGAACCAGTACACCAGCCTGCAGGTCGCCGATGGTGATCTGCTGTTTGAAGGGGATGAAATCGCTCGCCTCGACAGCCTGCGCATCGGTCCCATCACCGAAGGCATGCTGATGACCCTGAAGCTGTCGGTGGTGTCCTTGGTGTGCTCGGTGCTGCTGGGCCTTGCCATTGGCCTGGGACGAATCTCCGCCAACCCGGCCCTGCGTAAACTGTGCATTCTCTATATCGAAATCATTCGTGGCACGCCGCTGCTGGTGCAGATTTTCATCATCTATTTCTTTGTCGGCACCGTCTTGTCCCTCGACCGTTTCACCGCCGGCGTAACCGCCCTGACCCTGTTCAGCGCCGCCTATGTGGCGGAAATCATTCGGGCCGGCATTCAGTCGGTCCCCCCCGGACAGATGGAAGCGGCACGCTCGCTGGGCATGAGCTACGTTCGGGCCATGGTTGAGGTGATCCTGCCCCAGGCGCTTAAACGCAGCCTGCCCGCCCTGGCCGGGCAATTCATCAACCTGATCAAGGATTCTTCGCTGGTCTCGGTGATCTCACTGACCGATCTGAGCAAGGCCGGGCGAGAGGTGGTGTCATCGACCTTTGCCCCCTTTGAGGTCTGGTTCACCATCGCCCTGCTCTATCTGGTCATGACCGCCTCCCTGTCCTGGCTGGTACAGCGACTGGAGCAACGCATGGCGGCGGCACACTAG
- a CDS encoding transporter substrate-binding domain-containing protein codes for MKKYLSLILLGSSLSLLAGPASAQGTLEQIQRSGEFRFCFESGYVPFEMTDKKGNFIGFDIDIAKAMAKSINTKFVPVNTGWDGIIPALQTNKCDLILGMSITPERNLSVNFANPYLDAGQTVLIHPKLADSIHSYRQLNDAAYTVTAQLGTTGEFAIKRYLSQANARLFESSADAAQEVANGRADAFVYDISYNSVYAAQNPGRLVHLSEAFTYGPMGWAVRQGDADYLNFLNNFLRQIKGDGTYDRIYGKWFESDAWVSRVQ; via the coding sequence ATGAAAAAATACCTCAGCCTCATTTTGCTCGGCTCAAGCCTGAGCCTGCTCGCCGGCCCGGCCAGCGCCCAGGGCACCCTGGAGCAAATCCAGCGTTCGGGCGAGTTTCGCTTTTGCTTTGAATCCGGCTACGTTCCCTTTGAGATGACCGACAAGAAAGGGAATTTCATCGGCTTCGATATTGATATTGCCAAGGCCATGGCGAAATCGATCAATACCAAATTCGTGCCGGTCAATACCGGCTGGGATGGCATCATTCCGGCGCTACAGACCAACAAGTGCGATCTGATCCTGGGCATGTCGATCACCCCCGAGCGCAACCTGAGCGTGAACTTTGCCAACCCTTACCTCGATGCCGGTCAGACCGTCCTGATCCACCCGAAACTGGCCGATAGCATTCACTCCTACCGCCAGCTGAACGATGCCGCCTACACGGTCACCGCCCAGCTGGGCACCACGGGTGAGTTTGCCATCAAGCGTTATCTCAGCCAGGCCAATGCGCGACTGTTTGAAAGCTCCGCCGACGCAGCCCAGGAAGTCGCCAACGGACGGGCCGATGCCTTCGTTTACGACATCAGCTACAACAGCGTCTATGCGGCACAAAATCCGGGCCGGCTGGTGCACCTCTCCGAGGCCTTTACCTACGGCCCCATGGGCTGGGCAGTGCGCCAGGGTGATGCCGATTACCTTAACTTTCTCAACAACTTCCTGCGTCAAATCAAGGGAGACGGCACCTACGATCGCATCTATGGCAAGTGGTTCGAGAGCGATGCCTGGGTCAGCCGGGTTCAGTGA
- a CDS encoding slipin family protein yields the protein MIIDFIYFQLLIVILLVMLFASMFRILREYERGVVFLLGRFHKVKGPGFIILIPLVQQMVRVDLRIVTMDIPSQDLISKDNVTVRVNAVLYFRVLDPQKAIINVENYLEATSQLAQTTMRSVLGQHELDEILSARDTLNADLQRILDQSTDGWGIKVTAVEIKHVDLDESMIRAIARQAEAERSRRAKVIHATGELEASKQLLEAARMLARQPEAIQLRYLQTLTEISSDNSKIVVFPLPMELGRILQEMGAHSPNVEDPHSPREPT from the coding sequence ATGATCATCGACTTTATTTATTTTCAGCTGCTGATCGTTATTCTGCTGGTCATGCTGTTTGCCAGCATGTTCCGCATTTTACGGGAATACGAACGGGGCGTGGTGTTTCTGCTTGGCCGCTTTCACAAGGTCAAGGGGCCGGGCTTTATCATTCTGATCCCCCTGGTGCAGCAAATGGTGCGGGTGGATCTGCGCATTGTGACCATGGACATTCCGTCCCAGGATCTGATCTCAAAAGACAACGTCACCGTGCGGGTGAACGCCGTGCTCTATTTTCGTGTGCTGGATCCGCAAAAGGCGATCATCAACGTGGAAAACTACCTGGAAGCCACCAGCCAGCTGGCCCAGACCACCATGCGCTCGGTGCTGGGCCAGCACGAACTGGACGAGATCCTCTCGGCCCGGGACACCCTGAACGCGGATCTGCAGCGCATTCTGGATCAGAGCACCGACGGCTGGGGCATCAAGGTAACGGCGGTGGAGATCAAGCACGTGGATCTCGACGAGTCCATGATTCGCGCCATTGCCCGTCAGGCCGAGGCGGAACGTTCCCGCCGGGCCAAGGTGATCCATGCCACCGGTGAGCTGGAGGCATCCAAGCAACTGCTGGAAGCGGCCCGCATGCTGGCCCGCCAGCCGGAAGCGATTCAGCTGCGCTACCTGCAGACCCTGACCGAGATCAGCAGTGACAACAGCAAAATAGTGGTGTTTCCCCTGCCCATGGAGCTGGGCCGAATCCTGCAGGAAATGGGGGCACACAGCCCCAATGTTGAGGATCCCCATTCGCCGCGCGAGCCCACCTGA
- a CDS encoding NfeD family protein — translation MSGRTGWWWLWLLLFSALAPAQERYWQLNIKGAIGPGISDYLVTELNQAQVERPALVLLTMDTPGGLYSATRDIISAMLESSIPVVVYVSPGGARAASAGTYILYASHVAAMAPGTHLGAATPVQMMPAGTPPSDDRDEGKNEEKDDESSPSAGSAMERKSLNDAIAYLRSLAQLRGRNVEWAEQAVRDAATLTAPEALEQNVIELMAGDIAELLQQLDGREVKLKNDTLTLATAGLIAEQRQPDWRQQFIITISDPNIAYLLMLVGVYGLLLEFYSPGFGVSGVIGAICLLLAMLSLQMLPFNMVGLGLLALGLALMVAEGLSPSFGIFGGGGLVAFVLGSVLLFDTPDEAFRVAWPFIAAFTVFSLGLILVVVRMIVKQRRAAPVSGTDAMVGEQGVALTELSPEGTVLVLGERWQAHSPQPVSAHSTVMVVAVRDLVLEVKPVKETGE, via the coding sequence ATGAGTGGGCGAACAGGCTGGTGGTGGCTGTGGCTGCTGTTGTTCAGCGCCCTGGCCCCGGCCCAGGAACGCTACTGGCAGCTGAATATCAAAGGCGCCATCGGCCCCGGTATTTCCGACTACCTGGTAACCGAGCTCAACCAGGCCCAGGTGGAACGCCCGGCCCTGGTGCTGCTGACCATGGATACCCCCGGCGGCCTTTACAGTGCCACCCGCGACATTATCAGCGCCATGCTGGAGTCCAGCATTCCCGTGGTGGTCTATGTTTCCCCCGGCGGCGCCCGGGCCGCTTCTGCCGGCACCTATATTCTCTACGCCAGTCACGTTGCCGCCATGGCGCCGGGCACTCACTTGGGGGCCGCCACCCCGGTGCAGATGATGCCGGCCGGCACGCCGCCATCCGACGACAGGGACGAGGGGAAAAACGAGGAAAAGGACGACGAGTCATCTCCGTCTGCCGGCAGTGCCATGGAACGCAAGTCGCTCAACGACGCCATTGCCTACCTGCGCAGCCTGGCCCAGTTGCGGGGACGCAATGTGGAGTGGGCGGAGCAGGCGGTACGCGACGCCGCCACCCTGACCGCCCCCGAGGCGCTGGAGCAGAACGTGATTGAGCTGATGGCCGGCGACATTGCCGAACTGTTGCAGCAGCTCGACGGCCGCGAAGTCAAACTCAAAAACGACACCCTCACCCTGGCCACTGCGGGGCTGATCGCCGAGCAGCGCCAGCCCGACTGGCGCCAGCAGTTCATCATTACCATCAGCGATCCCAATATCGCCTACCTGCTGATGCTGGTGGGCGTATACGGCCTGCTGCTGGAGTTTTACAGCCCGGGATTCGGCGTCTCCGGGGTGATCGGCGCCATCTGCCTGCTGCTGGCCATGCTGTCGTTGCAGATGCTGCCGTTCAATATGGTGGGGCTGGGGTTGCTGGCCCTGGGACTGGCGCTGATGGTGGCGGAAGGACTGTCGCCCAGCTTCGGCATTTTTGGCGGCGGCGGCCTGGTGGCCTTTGTGCTTGGCTCCGTGTTGCTGTTCGACACCCCGGACGAGGCCTTTCGCGTGGCCTGGCCCTTTATCGCCGCCTTTACGGTGTTTTCCCTCGGCCTGATCCTGGTGGTGGTGCGCATGATAGTGAAGCAACGCCGGGCGGCGCCGGTGTCGGGAACCGACGCCATGGTCGGCGAGCAGGGCGTGGCACTGACCGAGCTCAGCCCCGAGGGCACTGTGCTGGTGCTGGGCGAACGCTGGCAGGCCCACAGCCCGCAGCCCGTGTCCGCGCACAGCACGGTAATGGTAGTGGCAGTGCGGGATCTGGTGCTTGAAGTAAAACCGGTAAAGGAGACTGGGGAATGA
- a CDS encoding GNAT family N-acetyltransferase, which produces MNIRPASRADLAAVHGLECAAFGEHGYPDFFLRQAWDLWPGSLLVAESEHELLGYALAGRGEVANEGWILSLAVTPAARGRGLGRQLLQVAVTALESQGCKRIKLTVLPDNPALHLYQSLGFAEAGREEDYFGPGEPRLVMVRG; this is translated from the coding sequence ATGAACATCAGACCCGCAAGCAGGGCCGATCTCGCGGCGGTCCATGGCCTGGAGTGCGCCGCCTTTGGGGAGCACGGCTACCCGGACTTTTTTCTGCGTCAGGCCTGGGATCTATGGCCAGGCTCGCTATTGGTGGCCGAGAGCGAGCACGAATTGCTGGGCTATGCCCTGGCGGGCCGGGGGGAGGTGGCGAATGAAGGCTGGATATTGTCGCTGGCGGTGACACCGGCGGCGCGCGGGAGAGGGCTGGGCCGGCAACTGCTGCAGGTGGCGGTAACCGCCCTGGAAAGTCAGGGGTGTAAGCGCATTAAACTGACGGTATTGCCCGACAACCCGGCCCTACACCTTTACCAGAGTCTGGGCTTTGCCGAAGCCGGCCGTGAAGAGGATTATTTTGGCCCCGGCGAACCCCGGCTGGTGATGGTGAGAGGCTAA
- a CDS encoding VWA domain-containing protein translates to MAPTQSAGLAPLSELPESLFSLVVTHPLGSLLPRASRVLAMLSELDKGRLPAPGDWLSTSTERRIRQLLVRANALEYCKETPDVARAIMQDILLVLEQVELIWPATAGLLQQQGMSAEQAEHRARARHTRRAIAKLAEQWQQRISLWQALDDVAEEFGIAPAIGTDKDSGHLRDRAWFDLLRLARWVADIRQLQKLLKLMGQQRPDPEQSATLSQLQQMMSPRDNGPRERRLPGIPMETQGITRSDNLSRMLALEAALLGHPSLHMLWHARRAEQSLLSYAVAGVMPIDAGNDWPLPRAGKGEGDGKGTQLGPIILCLDTSASMHGLAEQVSKAMVLAALRMAKQQQRGCLVYLFGGAGELLVLDNQTLTLAELLDMLRGSFSGGTDVSTPLNAALTRLQQQEWRQADILLVSDGEFEVSRKLQAQVKHGKEALGVRLFGLQLGYATALHAMRKVCDPVHLFSDWRSLEQAARA, encoded by the coding sequence ATGGCCCCCACCCAAAGCGCCGGCCTGGCGCCGTTAAGCGAGCTGCCCGAGAGCCTGTTCAGCCTGGTGGTCACCCACCCCCTGGGCAGCCTGCTGCCTCGGGCCAGCCGGGTACTGGCCATGCTGAGCGAGCTCGACAAGGGACGGCTGCCGGCCCCCGGCGACTGGCTGAGCACCAGCACCGAACGGCGCATTCGCCAGTTGCTGGTGCGCGCCAATGCCCTGGAATACTGCAAGGAAACCCCGGACGTGGCCCGGGCCATCATGCAGGACATATTACTGGTGCTGGAGCAGGTGGAGCTGATCTGGCCGGCCACCGCCGGCCTGTTGCAACAGCAAGGAATGTCTGCAGAGCAGGCCGAACACCGCGCCCGGGCCCGGCACACGCGCCGAGCCATCGCCAAGCTGGCGGAGCAGTGGCAGCAGCGCATCAGCCTGTGGCAGGCGCTGGATGACGTGGCCGAGGAGTTCGGCATCGCCCCGGCCATTGGCACCGACAAGGACAGCGGCCACCTGCGCGACCGCGCCTGGTTCGATCTGCTGCGCCTGGCCCGCTGGGTGGCGGACATTCGCCAGTTGCAAAAACTGCTTAAACTCATGGGCCAGCAGCGGCCGGATCCGGAGCAGAGCGCCACCCTGAGCCAGCTGCAGCAGATGATGAGCCCGCGGGATAACGGCCCCAGAGAGCGGCGGCTGCCGGGCATTCCCATGGAAACCCAGGGCATTACCCGCTCCGATAATCTGTCGCGCATGCTGGCGCTGGAAGCGGCCCTGCTGGGGCACCCGTCTTTGCATATGCTGTGGCATGCCCGCCGGGCGGAGCAAAGCCTGCTCAGCTACGCCGTGGCCGGGGTCATGCCCATCGATGCGGGCAACGACTGGCCCCTGCCCCGGGCCGGCAAGGGCGAAGGCGACGGCAAGGGTACCCAGCTTGGCCCCATTATTCTGTGCCTGGACACCTCCGCCTCCATGCACGGCCTGGCGGAGCAGGTGTCCAAAGCCATGGTGCTGGCGGCCCTGCGCATGGCCAAACAGCAGCAACGCGGCTGTCTGGTGTATCTGTTTGGCGGCGCCGGCGAGCTGCTGGTACTCGACAACCAGACATTAACCCTGGCCGAGCTGCTCGACATGCTGCGCGGCTCCTTCAGTGGCGGCACCGACGTGAGCACGCCGCTCAATGCCGCCCTCACCCGGCTGCAACAGCAGGAATGGCGGCAGGCAGATATTCTGCTGGTAAGCGACGGCGAGTTTGAAGTGTCCAGAAAGTTGCAGGCTCAGGTGAAGCACGGCAAGGAAGCCCTGGGCGTGCGCCTATTTGGCCTGCAGCTAGGCTACGCCACCGCCCTGCACGCCATGCGCAAGGTGTGTGACCCGGTGCACCTGTTCAGCGACTGGCGCAGCCTGGAGCAGGCGGCCAGGGCCTGA
- a CDS encoding AAA family ATPase — protein MDAKNRIAALIEHLQQGLLERETPARLALLAALSGEHLLLLGPPGTAKSELSRRLHTLMADGSYFERLLTRFSVPEELFGPLSIKALEQDRYLRQTQGYLPEASIAFIDEIFKANSAILNSLLTLLNERQFDNGNERLPVPLVSVIAASNELPEGAELNALYDRFLLRFQVAPVGDDAFTGLLTLNQPYQEPAAELKLTGAELASLRKEAEQLPLSPALIRLLHSLRRFLAEQDIPVSDRRWRKVVKLLKVSACCNGQPQADLLDAWLLPHCLWQQPEQQGRLSDWLHEHIAADPGFSPQLVSDMVDSWQERLDQDADPVLPSLNEQGYQLYLDEQGQPVTEARGQRHKRNESGQLLYRQPRLPDSVFTEQEVRNLGGNRDQYQPLMESYQRPSALQPRAWPASHVASRLRQLDERIDELADYLAWLDTQQQGLGQRLRQHLWLSPELGERARSQLEQQQAGLSRQHERLQALREAFADLPVED, from the coding sequence ATGGACGCAAAAAACCGCATCGCCGCATTAATCGAACACCTGCAGCAGGGGCTGCTGGAACGAGAAACCCCGGCCCGGCTGGCCCTGCTGGCGGCCCTTTCCGGCGAGCACCTGTTACTACTGGGTCCGCCCGGCACCGCCAAGAGTGAGCTGTCGCGCCGGCTGCACACCCTGATGGCCGACGGCAGCTATTTTGAACGGCTGCTGACCCGCTTTTCGGTACCGGAAGAGCTGTTTGGCCCGCTGTCCATCAAGGCGCTGGAGCAGGACCGTTACCTGCGCCAGACGCAGGGTTACCTGCCCGAGGCTTCCATCGCCTTTATTGATGAAATCTTCAAGGCCAACAGCGCCATTCTCAACAGCCTGCTCACCCTGCTCAACGAGCGCCAGTTCGACAACGGCAACGAGCGCCTGCCGGTGCCCCTGGTGTCGGTGATCGCGGCCAGCAACGAGCTGCCGGAAGGGGCCGAACTGAATGCCCTGTATGACCGTTTTCTGCTGCGCTTTCAGGTGGCCCCGGTGGGCGACGACGCCTTTACCGGCCTGCTTACCCTGAACCAGCCCTATCAGGAGCCGGCAGCCGAGCTGAAGCTGACCGGTGCCGAGCTGGCCTCTTTACGCAAAGAAGCCGAACAACTGCCGCTGTCGCCGGCGCTGATTCGCCTGCTGCATAGCCTGCGCCGTTTTCTGGCCGAGCAGGACATACCGGTGTCGGACCGGCGCTGGCGCAAGGTGGTCAAGCTGCTCAAGGTATCGGCCTGCTGCAATGGTCAGCCACAGGCAGATCTGCTCGACGCCTGGCTGCTGCCCCACTGCCTGTGGCAGCAGCCGGAGCAGCAAGGCCGGCTGAGCGACTGGCTGCACGAGCACATTGCCGCGGATCCGGGCTTCAGCCCGCAACTGGTGAGCGACATGGTCGACAGCTGGCAGGAACGGCTGGATCAGGATGCCGATCCGGTACTACCGTCCCTCAATGAGCAGGGCTATCAGCTTTATCTCGACGAGCAGGGCCAACCGGTCACCGAGGCCAGGGGCCAGCGCCACAAGCGCAATGAAAGCGGCCAGCTGCTCTATCGCCAGCCCCGGCTGCCCGACTCGGTATTCACCGAGCAGGAAGTCCGCAACCTGGGCGGCAATCGGGATCAATATCAGCCGCTGATGGAAAGCTATCAGCGCCCCAGCGCCCTGCAGCCCAGGGCCTGGCCCGCCAGCCATGTGGCCTCGCGCCTGCGCCAGCTCGATGAGCGCATCGACGAGCTGGCGGACTATCTGGCCTGGCTGGATACCCAGCAACAGGGCCTGGGCCAGCGTTTGCGCCAGCACCTGTGGCTGAGCCCGGAGCTGGGTGAGCGCGCCCGCAGCCAGCTGGAGCAGCAGCAGGCCGGCCTGAGCCGCCAGCACGAGCGGCTGCAGGCCCTGCGTGAAGCCTTTGCCGACCTGCCGGTTGAAGACTGA
- the lpcA gene encoding D-sedoheptulose 7-phosphate isomerase gives MYQNLIRSELNEAAEVLNRFLADDANIAAIERAAKLLADSFKAGGKVLSCGNGGSHCDAMHFAEELTGRYRENRPGYPAIAISDPSHLSCVSNDFGYEFVFSRYLEAVGRKGDVLLGLSTSGNSANILKAIEVAKAAGIQTIALTGKDGGKMAGLADVEIRVPHFGYADRIQEVHIKIIHILIQLVEKEMEQE, from the coding sequence ATGTATCAGAATCTGATCCGCAGCGAGCTGAACGAAGCCGCCGAGGTGCTGAACCGCTTTCTGGCCGATGACGCCAACATTGCCGCCATTGAGCGCGCGGCCAAACTGCTGGCCGACAGCTTCAAGGCCGGCGGCAAGGTGCTGTCTTGTGGCAATGGCGGCTCCCATTGCGACGCCATGCACTTTGCCGAGGAGCTGACCGGCCGCTACCGGGAAAACCGCCCCGGCTACCCGGCCATCGCCATTTCCGACCCCAGCCACCTGTCCTGCGTGTCCAACGACTTTGGCTACGAGTTTGTGTTCTCCCGCTATCTGGAAGCGGTCGGCCGCAAGGGTGATGTGCTACTCGGTCTGTCCACCAGCGGCAATTCGGCCAATATTCTCAAGGCCATTGAGGTGGCCAAGGCGGCGGGCATTCAGACCATAGCGCTCACCGGCAAGGACGGCGGCAAGATGGCGGGGCTGGCGGATGTGGAAATTCGCGTGCCGCACTTTGGCTATGCCGACCGCATTCAGGAAGTTCATATCAAGATCATTCATATTCTGATCCAGCTGGTCGAAAAGGAAATGGAGCAAGAGTAA